Genomic segment of Synchiropus splendidus isolate RoL2022-P1 chromosome 4, RoL_Sspl_1.0, whole genome shotgun sequence:
GCGAGCCGTCCGGGGAGGCGTGAGCACGCGGTGCACTCCGATCTGCGTTGCTGTTGCTGTCCCGTACGCGGTGCGTGATGAAGCGGTGCCGGCCGAGAGAGCCGGCCGAGGCAAAGCAGACGCCGCACTGCAGGCACTGGAAGGCAGCCGTGTCGCCACGATGCTGCGGGATGTGCCGCTGAAACTCCGCCGGGTCCTCCGTGGAAAAGCCACAGGGGATGCAGCGGAAAACGCTTTCTTCTTCTAGTTCGTTCGTCGTCAGTGGCGTCACGGAGGCTCTGGTTCTCTTGGCTGGGCCAGAACCTTCTTCACCGTCCTCTGCAgagtgctcctcctcctcacccactCGGCTCGCAGGAAGTCCACTCTCACCGTCCTGCTCCGAGGAGCTGCTGGGACCATCTCCGCCCCCAGACGCTCGCTTCCTGGTCTGAGGAACACCCTGGGGAGGAGCACAAGGGAGGTCAAGACCACCATGTCCAGAtagaaaccacacagagagctgCCGAAATCGGTTTTACAGGTGCTCAGACGTAACAGCTCTCATGTCTGCAGCTGAGGATCACTGATCCAGAGGTTAAAGGTCACGACAGAGAGGTGAGGAGCTGTGACGTTAAAGAGCTTCAGCTTCTATCAGGTGAAGTGGTCTATGAGTCTCAAAGAGAGTCCCATCTGCAGAAATCCTTGTACCCTTTCTATAATGTCACACGTGAATTGTGGGGCTAGGTTTAACCTCTCACCTGTCCGTCTGAGGATCTGTGATGAAGCCGAATATGTTTGTCGAACAGGAACCGACTGCCAAAGGTGCGCTTGCCTTCGGTGCAGAATCTGTCACATTCAAACAAGGAGTCAGTGAGGTCCGCTGCACAAGGATCATCTTTGTCTTGTCACTCACTGGCAGTGGAAGACTTGTTTATTGCCCTCGTGGATGACTCGCTCGTGTCTCCTCAGGCTGGAGGAGGTGCTGAAGGTGCCGCCGCAGATACGACACGGAAACTGGACGCAAACAGACGTGTCAAACTTCCAACACTGACCGCATCTCTGCTGTTGCTCACCTTCCCATGTTCCAACTTGACATGACTCAGATAGTCGTCATTGTCGGTGAAGGTGGTCTGACACTGAGGGCAGGTCCAGTCTGTCTGGGCGCTGCTACTCCCGGCTGAAGCAGACTGACTACCAGGAGCCTCATAGTCGTCGTCCgcgtcatcatcctcatcttcctcatcgtcttcatcctccTGTTCCCGTCCCCAGTCTTCCCCGTCAGAGTTCTCCGTTTTGCCAGTGGACTTGCTTTTGGGGCCTAAGGGGTTTGCGGCTGCCGGTGGGAGTGTTGGGTTGTCAGCTGGGGTATCTGGTTTGACCGCTGGGCCTCTGTGAGCCGTCTGAGTGACATGAGGAGAGAACAGAGATCAACATTTACATCAGTGAGGACCGCTCCTTGTCATCCTGCTCTCAAATCTGGATTCCTCTCAACTGCAGTACCACAGACATCATCTATTGATGGCCAAGACAAGGTCCCCTTCAGGTGCGAGCAACGTTCAAGAATATatatcacttctgaactagctTTAAAAGCAGCCAGAACGATGATGAGCGGCTCAGCGATGATCTGAACGCGAGTCATGCCGCCAAGATACTGAGCCTTGTCAATGACATTACAGGCGTTATATTGACGTTAAAGCCCTCAATGTTCCTGTGAATATCCCCCGACAATACGCCGCTGTTCCCTGTGCTCTGCGCTGCTGCAGAGACaccagctgtggaggcggagctactGAAACACTGGATAAGTGGCTGGGAATAGACTCAATATCTTGGCGACTTGAATCTAGTTACCCTTAAAAGGTGCAGGGTTCTGAGAAAACAGTAACAACTAATAGTCCAGATATTAACACAGtcagcatcatcaccatcagGCCAACTTCTTTAACACCGCCAACTCACTGCATCAGCACGATCCACCCGCAACAGTGACGCACTTATGATTTATACACACAATGTCATTGCAAAATCTAAAGTGAGAGGAGAGCAGTGAGTACTGGATCAGATGAGTGGGAGTAGAAGGGTAACACTTGTCAGATGAAACCTGAGTGAAGAGCTACCTTTATGTGCTCCATCATGGACCCTTTCTGGGCGTAGAGCTTGGTGCAGTCTGGACACTTGAAGACGTGGACCTTCTGCTTGGCCAGGTGAGTGTCGAAGTGCATGTACAGCAAAGGTTTCTGGGTGAAAACTGTGTCGCACATCACGCACTTGTAGATCATCCTGAAGAAGGGAGTAAAACAAGAATGACATATATATCGTTTCTTTGATAGTCCAGTGATGATTCCCATTACATTTGAAGTGTATGTCATCTTAAAACATAAATCATATAAAATGACAGCAGCCATAAGGCGGCACATACTTGGCCTGTCCTCCGGTGACTGCCGGGTGCTGCGTGCTGATGTGGCTCTGGGCACTAGGGGAAGACTTGAAGGCCATGGGGCAGCTGGGGCACTTGTGAAAGACCTCGCAGTGAGCCGTCTGGATGTGAGACTTGATGGAGTTCAAGCCTCCAAACACCACCTGGCAGCTGGAGCACCTGCTCAAcagaagaaacacatttttaaactattttaaaaGCTAGTgggaaaaatgttgttttcaccAACACCATACAAATCACTTGCTTCAATATCATTGGAAGAAATAACTGCCAATAGCAGGAGTCTAATGAgcaacagaagaaagaaaatgtttgccTGAAATACAAGATATTTGAAGAAAGGAATGAACAAGCCTAATTTTAAGTGACAGTTGAAGTTGAAAGCATGCAGTCAGAGTCAAACTGAAACAGCCATGACGTTAGAAATTGAGTGCTGCACCTGTAGCCTATGCGCCTGGCAAAATGCAGACAGGCTTCGTCCAGATGTGTCTGGAAACTGGCCTGCTTAGCAACACCGCCACACTCCGGACACACGTGAGGAGCCTTGTGCTTGTGGATCCTCTGGTGGGCCGACACCGCGCAGGAATTTGGCAGCATCATAGGAGGGGAGCACTGCGTGCACGTCTGGAATAAAAAAAGTTAAAGATCAGAGCCAGACATCATTTACGCACATACGGTCTGGACTCACCGAGTTTGGCACGGCTCGGATCTGCTGGAAGTGAGAGACCAGCTCGGCTTTGCCAGAGAATTGGGTTTGGCATTCTGAACATTTGAAGTTATTGTACTGGAGTCCCTCTGCCTTTTTACAAGGAAGTGGCATTAGTGCCTGAGGACCCTGAGGGGCCCGTCGCACCGGTCGGGTCTGAGCAGCCGGAGTGGTACCGTCCTTCAGTGAGCAGGAGGACTCAGAGACAGCAGAAGTTCCAGTGGTGGAGGacggagaggtggaggtgagcAGCCCTGAACACAAATCATTGAATCATCATGAAGCTTAGAGAAAACTTAGTTAGACCTGACAACTGAACATATATACATGCGCTGTAGCAGTACACCAACTCACCACCGATGGGAGTGATGTCCTGCTGTCCGATCATCTGCTCCACGGTGACAGGCCTCATGACCAGGTGTGAGCACTGCATGACCAGTCCTCGCTCTTTGTGCTCTCGTGCATGAAGCAGCAGGCTGCACTTGTTGAAGAAAGCCAGTCTCTTGGCGCAGTGGTTACACGTCACCTCGATGCGAAGCGAGCGTCGGTCGTAGTGGCGAGCGAGGCTTCTCTCCAGGGCAAAGGCGTCGCCACACTCCAGGCAACGGTACCCCGTCGCTGGAAGTGGCAGACCCCACTCGGGAGGTGGGGGAGCAGACAGGTCGGGCTTGTAGCTGGGCAGAAGGTTCTTACTGTTGAGGATTTTGTTAAAAGCCTCCACTAAGCTGGACTGACTTCGAGAGATGACGGCGCCGGTGCTGTTGACGATAGAGGCTGGCTTGCTGGGCTGGAGGCTTCCTCCATTTGCTGTGCCTTTAGCACCTGTTCGCACACTGATACCACCTGCAGCTACAGAAAACTTGGGAGATGATGCTACAGCAGGGGTGGCAGGCAGTGCGGCGGATTTTGTGATGTTGACTGCGGTGGCAGATATCTTTGCTTTGTCTGATGCTGCCAGTTTATTCTGCACTTTGGTTGCAGCGGCTAGCATCACGCTGCTGGCTGCCAGAGTGGACACCGGAAGAGCATTGAGAGCACTGACCTTCTGCTGCGAGGTGGACTCTGTTTTGGGGGTTTTGTTCGAAGCAGCTTTGCGCTCAGACGATTGAGACCTGACATCTGAAGCCTTCCCTGCAGCCCCACCTTTAGGTGCCACTCTAGTCACGGTCCTTGTTATTCCACCAGTTGacgttttaattgttttaattcgGACCTTCAGAGGCCGGGCGGCGGCACCTGTCACAACTGGGGCCATGCCTACAGAATCTTCACACAACTTGGTTTTGTCTTCGTCCATCTCAGTCTTGTCCTCACTTGCTCCCTCCGATTCTTCTTTTTTACCATCAATAAGATCACCATCTATGCCATTGCCCacatccatctcctccacatCTTTGGGTTCCAGCACTTCCGAGGATGGTGGAGTCGAGGCCACGGCAGGGCTCAAACTTCTCTTAGCTGCTGCCTGAGCTTTGGGCATTTCAGGTTCAGGACTCTCAGGAGAGTCTCTCTCCTCTATGACATGTTCTGGatgtctgtcctcctgctgaGGAAGGTCAGAAACTGCAGAGCCTGGCGGGAGAGCGGAAGATGTCAGTGCAGCCGCCAGGGGACTGTTGCTGTGTTTGGGGTGAGGCGCAGTCAACGTTGAGTCTGCCTTAAAACAAAGTTGTGAAGAAGCGGGCGAGCCTGTGTTCTCTTGGATGACCAGTGGACTCCCCAAGTCAGGATCAGAATCATCCTCttccagcagctggagctgaaaCCCAGCAGGGCTCACTTTAGGAGCGCCGTTAAAAGGTTGACTCGAGTGCGTGGACTGTGATgaaagagatggaggaggagcaggaagagactTGGAAGGAGGGAAAAACGGCGATGAAATTCCAGATGAGGAACCAGCCGACAGTGATGACGACGATAAAGGCAATGAAGCTTTGACCCCATCGGCTCTATCATGGCCAACATCCTGTTGATGTAGGAGTTGCATCTTCCTTGACCGGCCCACTGGATCTCCAGAGCCTTGCCCCAATAGTGGTTTGAGCTTGTTGAAAATCCCGCTTTGTTTATGAGCCTTAGCCTCCATCTTTGAGTGGTCCATGGACCATGGGGCACCATTGGACTGTGAAAGTGATGCAGGGCCACAGGAAGCCACGAAACCATTTTGATTTAGAGCTGTGGCGTCGTCTGCTTGTGATGCGCCTAACCGAGAGGCCACATCCACCCCAGCGATCACGTCAATGGCATCCTGGTCATGGTCGACATCACCATCCACTGCTTCCACTCGGACTTTGTTTTTAACAATCACACTAACAATCGACGTGTCCACCTGAGACTCTGCAGGGCTGGGCGGTCTAATTGCTGAGCCGTCTGTCTTTCCCAGGTGAGCTGTTGCTGCTCCATGAGGTCCTTCTGACTCATCCGGAGCCGACTGGATGGCATCTTTGGCATCGATGTCAGGAATGTCAAACGCTGCCAACAGGTCGTCAAAATCTGGGGTCTTCATGTCCCCCATGCCGGGAATGACTCCTGTCAAAGCACATACACAATGATATAGTAGGGGACAGTAAaaccattaaaaacacaaacattaacAATAGTTTACATGTTAGAAATCGAAAGCGAGTAAGCGCTAGAGTGCTGAGGATTGCTTTTCCGGTAATGGTAAGAATGAACGTTAAAATATTGAAGCAGGCAAAGAAACTCTCATTTGATCTCATTCTGGTGTGGAATAGCTTGAGATTGTTTGGTTACCAAGCGGATCCATCAATCGACAGTGGAAGCCTGCTGGATCTGACAAAACTTGGAATATGGGACCTCAGTGTCAAGGAAGATGTTCAAATTCAGCAACATATGAATAATATAATATTCTCACTGTTCTATTTTCATTATATTAACACATGAGGTTTATATATTGCTGCTTGGTAACTCGAATAACTATAAACGCTGGATGCATTTTTGATGCCATGCATAAGTTCATCACAGCACAACTACACACAGCTCAGTCAGACTGCTGCTCAGATGGAGGAAAAAGTGCGGCACACAACAAATGTGAGATTATTATTTCAGTGCAGAAGAAATCGCCTTTTTTCACAAACGCAACGAAAAAAATATTCCAGCAATTCAATGAATTATGAAGGAAGATAATTAGGCAACAAAATACGTATTTATATGGGCAAAATACACCAAacgaaatatttattttgagtcGGCAACAGTGAATTGCAACTACTgaagaaagtggaaaaaaaatcaatagctTTAAATTTTGcaaatcaacaaaacaaaagcgaACAACATAACACTTTCAGGGGCAAATATATAGAAAATCAAGAGCGAGTGACATGAAGCAGTTGACAAGACAACATACTGAAACCACTTGGTCTTTATTATTTACACACAGAGAATGTTTACCATGTTTTGTTTACTGGCCGCTGATTTAAGCAAAAATACTTGCAATTTTAGAAAGTCAGTCTGCATCATCAATGTGACCTGAGTTTGACTGCAGCAACTATTGCATTTCACGAGAGTGAAAAACCAGCAGacagaaagtaaacaaaatCTCAAATGTGCTTCAGTTCAATCTAGGTGACGTCTCCGTGAGTGGTAGGGGGAAACGTGTGCATTGGTGAATGACACATAAC
This window contains:
- the znf687b gene encoding zinc finger protein 687b — protein: MGDMKTPDFDDLLAAFDIPDIDAKDAIQSAPDESEGPHGAATAHLGKTDGSAIRPPSPAESQVDTSIVSVIVKNKVRVEAVDGDVDHDQDAIDVIAGVDVASRLGASQADDATALNQNGFVASCGPASLSQSNGAPWSMDHSKMEAKAHKQSGIFNKLKPLLGQGSGDPVGRSRKMQLLHQQDVGHDRADGVKASLPLSSSSLSAGSSSGISSPFFPPSKSLPAPPPSLSSQSTHSSQPFNGAPKVSPAGFQLQLLEEDDSDPDLGSPLVIQENTGSPASSQLCFKADSTLTAPHPKHSNSPLAAALTSSALPPGSAVSDLPQQEDRHPEHVIEERDSPESPEPEMPKAQAAAKRSLSPAVASTPPSSEVLEPKDVEEMDVGNGIDGDLIDGKKEESEGASEDKTEMDEDKTKLCEDSVGMAPVVTGAAARPLKVRIKTIKTSTGGITRTVTRVAPKGGAAGKASDVRSQSSERKAASNKTPKTESTSQQKVSALNALPVSTLAASSVMLAAATKVQNKLAASDKAKISATAVNITKSAALPATPAVASSPKFSVAAGGISVRTGAKGTANGGSLQPSKPASIVNSTGAVISRSQSSLVEAFNKILNSKNLLPSYKPDLSAPPPPEWGLPLPATGYRCLECGDAFALERSLARHYDRRSLRIEVTCNHCAKRLAFFNKCSLLLHAREHKERGLVMQCSHLVMRPVTVEQMIGQQDITPIGGLLTSTSPSSTTGTSAVSESSCSLKDGTTPAAQTRPVRRAPQGPQALMPLPCKKAEGLQYNNFKCSECQTQFSGKAELVSHFQQIRAVPNSTCTQCSPPMMLPNSCAVSAHQRIHKHKAPHVCPECGGVAKQASFQTHLDEACLHFARRIGYRCSSCQVVFGGLNSIKSHIQTAHCEVFHKCPSCPMAFKSSPSAQSHISTQHPAVTGGQAKMIYKCVMCDTVFTQKPLLYMHFDTHLAKQKVHVFKCPDCTKLYAQKGSMMEHIKTAHRGPAVKPDTPADNPTLPPAAANPLGPKSKSTGKTENSDGEDWGREQEDEDDEEDEDDDADDDYEAPGSQSASAGSSSAQTDWTCPQCQTTFTDNDDYLSHVKLEHGKFPCRICGGTFSTSSSLRRHERVIHEGNKQVFHCQFCTEGKRTFGSRFLFDKHIRLHHRSSDGQGVPQTRKRASGGGDGPSSSSEQDGESGLPASRVGEEEEHSAEDGEEGSGPAKRTRASVTPLTTNELEEESVFRCIPCGFSTEDPAEFQRHIPQHRGDTAAFQCLQCGVCFASAGSLGRHRFITHRVRDSNSNADRSAPRAHASPDGSPAASPMALGEDGDGNLTCRVCGRRFDKAADLNTHFRTHGMAFLTAHKTDKPQ